The following proteins are encoded in a genomic region of Gossypium hirsutum isolate 1008001.06 chromosome D05, Gossypium_hirsutum_v2.1, whole genome shotgun sequence:
- the LOC107902642 gene encoding phosphopantothenoylcysteine decarboxylase gives MAYPEPQVADREMVKVNPTPRKPRVLLAASGSVAAIKFGNLCHCFSEWAEVKAVATKASLHFIDRASLPKDLKLYTDEEEWSSWGKIGDSVLHIELRRWADIMVIAPLSANTLGKIAGGLCDNLLTCVVRAWDYSKPMFVAPAMNTFMWSNPFTEKHLMTIDELGISLIPPVSKRLACGDYGNGAMAEPSLIHSTVRLFLESRPQPSD, from the exons ATGGCGTATCCTGAGCCTCAAGTTGCAGATAGGGAGATGGTTAAGGTCAATCCTACCCCAAGAAAACCCCGGGTTTTACTCGCTGCCAGTGGAAGTGTAGCTGCCATAAAGTTTGGGAATCTCTGCCATTGTTTCTCTGAATGGGCAGAAGTAAAAGCAGTTGCCACGAAAGCTTCTTTGCATTTCATTGACAGAGCATCACTTCCTAAGGATCTAAAGCTTTACACTGATGAGGAGGAATGGTCTAGTTGGGGGAAAATAGGTGACAGTGTGCTTCACATTGAGCTTCGTCGATGGGCTGATATTATGGTCATTGCCCCATTGTCAGCAAACACACTTGGCAAG ATTGCTGGAGGATTATGTGACAATTTGTTAACTTGTGTCGTACGAGCATGGGACTACAGCAAGCCAATGTTTGTTGCACCAGCTATGAACACTTTCATGTGGAGCAACCCTTTCACAGAAAAGCATCTCATGACAATTGATGAGCTTGGTATTTCTCTCATCCCCCCTGTCTCCAAAAGACTAGCTTGTGGGGACTATGGAAACGGCGCAATGGCAGAACCTTCTCTAATCCACTCGACTGTAAGATTATTCTTGGAGTCACGACCTCAACCAAGTGACTGA
- the LOC107905426 gene encoding probable methyltransferase PMT28 isoform X1 has protein sequence MALARFGRQVKRQHGVCVKMTAVAILGLCFIFVWSMFSSPSNSVTVQRESFDDIAEPVASSTMVSKSKGKDIEKHDANGNKKKVESSLKEKDEKKVNGSLPLPAHEHKSGKKNEKHVSKRKKDKVKSKLSNKVSKENQENQEQEESQGEEAEKENEDEEEVVVDDKEEGLDGESEEKGEMEGDADVDESVDQETQEKAENENEGKKRKIKGPVFDPKAHYSWKQCSTRSKHNYIPCIDVESGFTRLHGYRHRERTCPKAPPMCLVPLPHDGYDSPVHWPESKLKVLYKNVGHPKLAAYMKNHNWLIKSGEYLMFPQNQSEFKGGVVHYLESIEEMVPDIEWGKNIRVVLDVGCSDSSFVASLLDKDVLTLSLGLKDDLVDLAQVSLERGFATFVSPFARRRLPFPSGVFDAIHCGRCTIPWHAHEGKLLLEINRILRPGGYFILSTKHDSIEEENAMNTLTSSICWNILAHKTDDVSEVGVKIYQKPESNDIYVLRRRRNPPLCKENENPDASWYVPMKTCLHTVPSAIEQHGTEWPEEWPKRLETYPDWLNNKEKAIDDTKHWKDIVDKSYLTGLGINWSTIRNVMDMKAIYGGFAAALLQQKIWVMNVVPVHAPDTLPFIFERGLVGIYHDWCEPFGTYPRSYDLLHADHFFSRLKNRLVTIELYCHLYKDVLSALLSISLVDSSHCATPKISYFAGVSTLFQLLLRWIVFYVLVVGWLCVIRSRYLIP, from the exons ATGGCTTTGGCTCGGTTTGGTCGACAAGTTAAGCGCCAGCATGGGGTTTGTGTGAAGATGACGGCAGTGGCAATCTTGggtctttgttttatttttgtttggtcTATGTTTTCTTCTCCTTCTAATTCTGTTACTGTTCAAAGGGAGAGCTTTGATGACATCGCTGAACCTGTAGCTTCAAGCACAATGGTAAGCAAATCTAAAGGAAAAGATATAGAAAAACATGATGCAAATGGCAACAAAAAGAAGGTTGAATCTAGTTTAAAGGAAAAAGATGAGAAAAAGGTTAATGGGTCTTTGCCTTTACCTGCTCATGAACATAAATCTGGGAAAAAGAATGAGAAACATGTTTCAAAGAGGAAAAAAGACAAGGTTAAGTCAAAGTTATCCAACAAAGTATCAAAAGAAAATCAAGAGAATCAGGAGCAGGAAGAATCTCAGGGTGAAGAAGCCGAGAAGGAGAATGAAGATGAGGAAGAAGTGGTAGTGGATGACAAGGAAGAAGGATTAGATGGTGAAAGTGAAGAAAAGGGGGAGATGGAAGGTGATGCTGACGTGGATGAATCAGTAGATCAAGAGACACAGGAGAAGGCGGAAAATGAGAATGAAGGGAAGAAGAGAAAGATCAAAGGTCCGGTTTTCGATCCGAAAGCACATTATAGTTGGAAACAATGTAGCACAAGGAGCAAGCATAATTATATCCCATGTATTGATGTTGAAAGTGGCTTCACAAGGCTGCACGGCTATAGGCATAGAGAGAGGACTTGCCCGAAAGCTCCTCCAATGTGTCTTGTTCCCCTTCCCCATGATGGTTATGATTCTCCCGTGCACTGGCCTGAGAGCAAATTGAAG GTATTGTACAAGAATGTGGGTCATCCAAAGCTAGCAGCGTACATGAAGAACCATAATTGGTTGATTAAATCTGGGGAATATTTAATGTTCCCTCAGAACCAATCTGAATTCAAGGGTGGAGTTGTTCACTACCTTGAATCCATTGAAGAG ATGGTACCAGATATTGAATGGGGAAAGAATATACGCGTAGTGCTGGACGTTGGATGCTCAGATTCAAGCTTTGTGGCCTCTCTTCTTGATAAGGATGTATTAACATTGTCACTGGGCTTGAAAGATGATCTTGTCGACCTAGCACAGGTTTCCCTTGAACGCGGTTTTGCTACGTTTGTTAGCCCATTTGCAAGAAGAAGACTTCcttttcccagtggagtttttgATGCTATTCATTGTGGTCGATGTACAATTCCCTGGCATGCCCATG agGGTAAGCTTCTTCTAGAGATAAATAGGATTTTGAGGCCTGGTGGATACTTTATTTTGTCAACTAAACACGACAGCATCGAGGAGGAAAATG CAATGAACACATTGACTTCTTCAATCTGTTGGAATATTCTGGCGCATAAAACCGATGATGTCAGTGAAGTGGGTGTTAAAATATATCAGAAGCCTGAATCCAATGATATATATGTGTTAAGGAGGAGGAGAAATCCACCTTTATGCAAGGAGAATGAAAATCCTGATGCTTCCTG GTATGTTCCAATGAAAACTTGCTTGCATACTGTTCCATCTGCAATTGAACAACATGGGACAGAGTGGCCCGAGGAATGGCCTAAGAGGCTCGAAACATATCCGGATtggttgaacaacaaagaaaaagCGATTGATGATACCAAGCACTGGAAAGATATTGTTGACAAGTCCTATCTTACTGGATTGGGCATCAACTGGTCAACTATCAGGAATGTGATGGACATGAAAGCCATCTATGGAGG ATTTGCTGCTGCACTTTTACAACAGAAAATTTGGGTGATGAACGTGGTCCCTGTCCATGCACCGGATACACTTCCCTTCATTTTTGAACGCGGACTCGTTGGCATCTACCACGATTGGTGCGAGCCTTTTGGGACTTACCCCAGATCGTATGACCTGTTGCACGCTGATCATTTTTTCTCCAGGCTAAAAAACAGGTTAGTAACCATTGAACTTTACTGTCATCTGTATAAAGATGTTTTGTCTGCACTCTTATCAATCTCATTGGTGGATTCGAGTCATTGTGCCacaccaaaaatatcatattttgcaGGTGTAAGCACCCTGTTTCAATTGTTGTTGAGATGGATCGTATTCTACGTCCTGGTGGTTGGGTGGTTGTGCGTGATAAGGTCGAGATACTTGATCCCCTAG
- the LOC107905429 gene encoding ABC transporter F family member 4 codes for MVYFWVVERKLIDKERLMGKKKKPQKTKELSVAIAEASSTGEEVPQQQSQQPLTPRKRGRPRKTVEKTETEEKKEEEAAEVTETQSKQLSITEEHHQKVEEEDEEQQEQKPQPKAEAESASMGGMKKGEEQSVAPKQPPTRRTRRKSKPRKSS; via the coding sequence ATGGTTTATTTCTGGGTCGTTGAACGAAAGCTAATTGATAAGGAAAGATTGATGGGTAAGAAGAAGAAGCCTCAAAAGACAAAGGAACTTTCAGTAGCAATAGCTGAGGCTTCATCAACTGGTGAAGAGGTCCCTCAACAACAGTCTCAGCAGCCTCTCACTCCAAGAAAGAGAGGTAGACCACGAAAGACTGTTGAGAAAActgaaactgaagaaaaaaaagaagaggaagcaGCTGAAGTTACTGAGACCCAATCAAAGCAACTAAGTATTACTGAGGAACATCATCAAAAagttgaagaagaagatgaagagcaACAAGAGCAAAAGCCACAACCAAAAGCAGAGGCAGAATCAGCTTCGATGGGAGGCATGAAGAAAGGAGAGGAGCAATCAGTGGCACCTAAGCAGCCTCCAACAAGGAGAACGAGAAGAAAAAGTAAACCAAGAAAGAGCAGCTAA
- the LOC107905424 gene encoding uncharacterized protein At1g01500 — translation MEGLCETPENGKVADPDLRNIRYLPFQPCTGLSLLWFDVRVFYVRVSNFQVDDSTPEFLTLNHIPLDPDTLLEVNGIRSSIYSDGVSILLRRDRVDKRSEEVTFVSTDNVRLTGSVKFEVFDKKDLILSGILEMSSSNGFIGESKNNVKQWSMNCESNITSGSSFLKGKLISSPKLSPPTIEVYVAGCFSGKPIILTKTLQLNYRKKHNRKGTLDAIPEYESTECQKDMSPELDMQFSEYRNYKPPNEEDYSNIFWRRTEYMDGEDGELSWFNAGVRVGVGIGLGVCLGVGIGVGLLVRTYQATTRSFKRRLI, via the exons ATGGAAGGTCTTTGTGAAACACCAGAAAATGGTAAAGTAGCAGATCCCGACCTTCGGAATATTCGGTACTTGCCATTCCAACCCTGTACCGGATTATCATTACTTTGGTTTGATGTGAGAGTCTTCTATGTTAGAGTCAGCAATTTTCAGGTTGATGATTCAACCCCCGAGTTTCTGACTCTCAATCATATCCCCTTAGACCCTGACACCCTTTTGGAAGTTAATGGCATTAGAAGCAGCATATACTCTGATGGGGTCTCTATACTCCTTAGAAGGGATCGTGTAGATAAGAGATCGGAAGAAGTCACCTTTGTGAGCACAGATAATGTTAGGCTGACAGGAAGTGTGAAATTTGAGGTGTTTGATAAAAAGGATCTCATTCTCTCTGGTATTTTGGAAATGTCTAGTAGTAATGGCTTCATTGGGGAATCGAAAAATAACGTGAAACAATGGAGTATGAATTGTGAATCAAATATCACATCTGGCAGCAGTTTCCTGAAGGGAAAGCTCATTTCTTCTCCCAAATTATCACCACCAACCATTGAGGTTTATGTTGCGGGTTGCTTTTCTGGGAAACCAATCATCTTGACCAAAACATTGCAACTTAATTACCGGAAGAAGCATAATCGGAAGGGAACGTTAGATGCAATCCCGGAATACGAGAGCACTGAATGCCAGAAAGATATGTCACCTGAACTTGATATGCAG TTTTCAGAATACAGAAACTACAAACCACCAAACGAAGAAGACTACAGTAATATTTTCTGGAGGAGGACAGAGTACATGGATGGCGAAGATGGTGAGCTCTCATGGTTTAATGCAGGTGTAAGGGTTGGTGTAGGGATCGGTCTTGGTGTTTGTCTTGGCGTCGGCATAGGAGTTGGCTTGTTGGTTCGTACTTACCAAGCTACTACTCGAAGCTTCAAAAGGCGGCTTATCTGA
- the LOC107905426 gene encoding probable methyltransferase PMT28 isoform X3 gives MALARFGRQVKRQHGVCVKMTAVAILGLCFIFVWSMFSSPSNSVTVQRESFDDIAEPVASSTMVSKSKGKDIEKHDANGNKKKVESSLKEKDEKKVNGSLPLPAHEHKSGKKNEKHVSKRKKDKVKSKLSNKVSKENQENQEQEESQGEEAEKENEDEEEVVVDDKEEGLDGESEEKGEMEGDADVDESVDQETQEKAENENEGKKRKIKGPVFDPKAHYSWKQCSTRSKHNYIPCIDVESGFTRLHGYRHRERTCPKAPPMCLVPLPHDGYDSPVHWPESKLKVLYKNVGHPKLAAYMKNHNWLIKSGEYLMFPQNQSEFKGGVVHYLESIEEMVPDIEWGKNIRVVLDVGCSDSSFVASLLDKDVLTLSLGLKDDLVDLAQVSLERGFATFVSPFARRRLPFPSGVFDAIHCGRCTIPWHAHEGKLLLEINRILRPGGYFILSTKHDSIEEENAMNTLTSSICWNILAHKTDDVSEVGVKIYQKPESNDIYVLRRRRNPPLCKENENPDASWYVPMKTCLHTVPSAIEQHGTEWPEEWPKRLETYPDWLNNKEKAIDDTKHWKDIVDKSYLTGLGINWSTIRNVMDMKAIYGGFAAALLQQKIWVMNVVPVHAPDTLPFIFERGLVGIYHDWCEPFGTYPRSYDLLHADHFFSRLKNSHCATPKISYFAGVSTLFQLLLRWIVFYVLVVGWLCVIRSRYLIP, from the exons ATGGCTTTGGCTCGGTTTGGTCGACAAGTTAAGCGCCAGCATGGGGTTTGTGTGAAGATGACGGCAGTGGCAATCTTGggtctttgttttatttttgtttggtcTATGTTTTCTTCTCCTTCTAATTCTGTTACTGTTCAAAGGGAGAGCTTTGATGACATCGCTGAACCTGTAGCTTCAAGCACAATGGTAAGCAAATCTAAAGGAAAAGATATAGAAAAACATGATGCAAATGGCAACAAAAAGAAGGTTGAATCTAGTTTAAAGGAAAAAGATGAGAAAAAGGTTAATGGGTCTTTGCCTTTACCTGCTCATGAACATAAATCTGGGAAAAAGAATGAGAAACATGTTTCAAAGAGGAAAAAAGACAAGGTTAAGTCAAAGTTATCCAACAAAGTATCAAAAGAAAATCAAGAGAATCAGGAGCAGGAAGAATCTCAGGGTGAAGAAGCCGAGAAGGAGAATGAAGATGAGGAAGAAGTGGTAGTGGATGACAAGGAAGAAGGATTAGATGGTGAAAGTGAAGAAAAGGGGGAGATGGAAGGTGATGCTGACGTGGATGAATCAGTAGATCAAGAGACACAGGAGAAGGCGGAAAATGAGAATGAAGGGAAGAAGAGAAAGATCAAAGGTCCGGTTTTCGATCCGAAAGCACATTATAGTTGGAAACAATGTAGCACAAGGAGCAAGCATAATTATATCCCATGTATTGATGTTGAAAGTGGCTTCACAAGGCTGCACGGCTATAGGCATAGAGAGAGGACTTGCCCGAAAGCTCCTCCAATGTGTCTTGTTCCCCTTCCCCATGATGGTTATGATTCTCCCGTGCACTGGCCTGAGAGCAAATTGAAG GTATTGTACAAGAATGTGGGTCATCCAAAGCTAGCAGCGTACATGAAGAACCATAATTGGTTGATTAAATCTGGGGAATATTTAATGTTCCCTCAGAACCAATCTGAATTCAAGGGTGGAGTTGTTCACTACCTTGAATCCATTGAAGAG ATGGTACCAGATATTGAATGGGGAAAGAATATACGCGTAGTGCTGGACGTTGGATGCTCAGATTCAAGCTTTGTGGCCTCTCTTCTTGATAAGGATGTATTAACATTGTCACTGGGCTTGAAAGATGATCTTGTCGACCTAGCACAGGTTTCCCTTGAACGCGGTTTTGCTACGTTTGTTAGCCCATTTGCAAGAAGAAGACTTCcttttcccagtggagtttttgATGCTATTCATTGTGGTCGATGTACAATTCCCTGGCATGCCCATG agGGTAAGCTTCTTCTAGAGATAAATAGGATTTTGAGGCCTGGTGGATACTTTATTTTGTCAACTAAACACGACAGCATCGAGGAGGAAAATG CAATGAACACATTGACTTCTTCAATCTGTTGGAATATTCTGGCGCATAAAACCGATGATGTCAGTGAAGTGGGTGTTAAAATATATCAGAAGCCTGAATCCAATGATATATATGTGTTAAGGAGGAGGAGAAATCCACCTTTATGCAAGGAGAATGAAAATCCTGATGCTTCCTG GTATGTTCCAATGAAAACTTGCTTGCATACTGTTCCATCTGCAATTGAACAACATGGGACAGAGTGGCCCGAGGAATGGCCTAAGAGGCTCGAAACATATCCGGATtggttgaacaacaaagaaaaagCGATTGATGATACCAAGCACTGGAAAGATATTGTTGACAAGTCCTATCTTACTGGATTGGGCATCAACTGGTCAACTATCAGGAATGTGATGGACATGAAAGCCATCTATGGAGG ATTTGCTGCTGCACTTTTACAACAGAAAATTTGGGTGATGAACGTGGTCCCTGTCCATGCACCGGATACACTTCCCTTCATTTTTGAACGCGGACTCGTTGGCATCTACCACGATTGGTGCGAGCCTTTTGGGACTTACCCCAGATCGTATGACCTGTTGCACGCTGATCATTTTTTCTCCAGGCTAAAAAACAG TCATTGTGCCacaccaaaaatatcatattttgcaGGTGTAAGCACCCTGTTTCAATTGTTGTTGAGATGGATCGTATTCTACGTCCTGGTGGTTGGGTGGTTGTGCGTGATAAGGTCGAGATACTTGATCCCCTAG
- the LOC107905426 gene encoding probable methyltransferase PMT28 isoform X2 codes for MALARFGRQVKRQHGVCVKMTAVAILGLCFIFVWSMFSSPSNSVTVQRESFDDIAEPVASSTMVSKSKGKDIEKHDANGNKKKVESSLKEKDEKKVNGSLPLPAHEHKSGKKNEKHVSKRKKDKVKSKLSNKVSKENQENQEQEESQGEEAEKENEDEEEVVVDDKEEGLDGESEEKGEMEGDADVDESVDQETQEKAENENEGKKRKIKGPVFDPKAHYSWKQCSTRSKHNYIPCIDVESGFTRLHGYRHRERTCPKAPPMCLVPLPHDGYDSPVHWPESKLKVLYKNVGHPKLAAYMKNHNWLIKSGEYLMFPQNQSEFKGGVVHYLESIEEMVPDIEWGKNIRVVLDVGCSDSSFVASLLDKDVLTLSLGLKDDLVDLAQVSLERGFATFVSPFARRRLPFPSGVFDAIHCGRCTIPWHAHEGKLLLEINRILRPGGYFILSTKHDSIEEENAMNTLTSSICWNILAHKTDDVSEVGVKIYQKPESNDIYVLRRRRNPPLCKENENPDASWYVPMKTCLHTVPSAIEQHGTEWPEEWPKRLETYPDWLNNKEKAIDDTKHWKDIVDKSYLTGLGINWSTIRNVMDMKAIYGGFAAALLQQKIWVMNVVPVHAPDTLPFIFERGLVGIYHDWCEPFGTYPRSYDLLHADHFFSRLKNRCKHPVSIVVEMDRILRPGGWVVVRDKVEILDPLEAILRSLRWEIRMTYSQNKEGIICAQKTIWRP; via the exons ATGGCTTTGGCTCGGTTTGGTCGACAAGTTAAGCGCCAGCATGGGGTTTGTGTGAAGATGACGGCAGTGGCAATCTTGggtctttgttttatttttgtttggtcTATGTTTTCTTCTCCTTCTAATTCTGTTACTGTTCAAAGGGAGAGCTTTGATGACATCGCTGAACCTGTAGCTTCAAGCACAATGGTAAGCAAATCTAAAGGAAAAGATATAGAAAAACATGATGCAAATGGCAACAAAAAGAAGGTTGAATCTAGTTTAAAGGAAAAAGATGAGAAAAAGGTTAATGGGTCTTTGCCTTTACCTGCTCATGAACATAAATCTGGGAAAAAGAATGAGAAACATGTTTCAAAGAGGAAAAAAGACAAGGTTAAGTCAAAGTTATCCAACAAAGTATCAAAAGAAAATCAAGAGAATCAGGAGCAGGAAGAATCTCAGGGTGAAGAAGCCGAGAAGGAGAATGAAGATGAGGAAGAAGTGGTAGTGGATGACAAGGAAGAAGGATTAGATGGTGAAAGTGAAGAAAAGGGGGAGATGGAAGGTGATGCTGACGTGGATGAATCAGTAGATCAAGAGACACAGGAGAAGGCGGAAAATGAGAATGAAGGGAAGAAGAGAAAGATCAAAGGTCCGGTTTTCGATCCGAAAGCACATTATAGTTGGAAACAATGTAGCACAAGGAGCAAGCATAATTATATCCCATGTATTGATGTTGAAAGTGGCTTCACAAGGCTGCACGGCTATAGGCATAGAGAGAGGACTTGCCCGAAAGCTCCTCCAATGTGTCTTGTTCCCCTTCCCCATGATGGTTATGATTCTCCCGTGCACTGGCCTGAGAGCAAATTGAAG GTATTGTACAAGAATGTGGGTCATCCAAAGCTAGCAGCGTACATGAAGAACCATAATTGGTTGATTAAATCTGGGGAATATTTAATGTTCCCTCAGAACCAATCTGAATTCAAGGGTGGAGTTGTTCACTACCTTGAATCCATTGAAGAG ATGGTACCAGATATTGAATGGGGAAAGAATATACGCGTAGTGCTGGACGTTGGATGCTCAGATTCAAGCTTTGTGGCCTCTCTTCTTGATAAGGATGTATTAACATTGTCACTGGGCTTGAAAGATGATCTTGTCGACCTAGCACAGGTTTCCCTTGAACGCGGTTTTGCTACGTTTGTTAGCCCATTTGCAAGAAGAAGACTTCcttttcccagtggagtttttgATGCTATTCATTGTGGTCGATGTACAATTCCCTGGCATGCCCATG agGGTAAGCTTCTTCTAGAGATAAATAGGATTTTGAGGCCTGGTGGATACTTTATTTTGTCAACTAAACACGACAGCATCGAGGAGGAAAATG CAATGAACACATTGACTTCTTCAATCTGTTGGAATATTCTGGCGCATAAAACCGATGATGTCAGTGAAGTGGGTGTTAAAATATATCAGAAGCCTGAATCCAATGATATATATGTGTTAAGGAGGAGGAGAAATCCACCTTTATGCAAGGAGAATGAAAATCCTGATGCTTCCTG GTATGTTCCAATGAAAACTTGCTTGCATACTGTTCCATCTGCAATTGAACAACATGGGACAGAGTGGCCCGAGGAATGGCCTAAGAGGCTCGAAACATATCCGGATtggttgaacaacaaagaaaaagCGATTGATGATACCAAGCACTGGAAAGATATTGTTGACAAGTCCTATCTTACTGGATTGGGCATCAACTGGTCAACTATCAGGAATGTGATGGACATGAAAGCCATCTATGGAGG ATTTGCTGCTGCACTTTTACAACAGAAAATTTGGGTGATGAACGTGGTCCCTGTCCATGCACCGGATACACTTCCCTTCATTTTTGAACGCGGACTCGTTGGCATCTACCACGATTGGTGCGAGCCTTTTGGGACTTACCCCAGATCGTATGACCTGTTGCACGCTGATCATTTTTTCTCCAGGCTAAAAAACAG GTGTAAGCACCCTGTTTCAATTGTTGTTGAGATGGATCGTATTCTACGTCCTGGTGGTTGGGTGGTTGTGCGTGATAAGGTCGAGATACTTGATCCCCTAGAGGCAATTTTGAGAAGTTTACGTTGGGAGATCAGAATGACTTATTCTCAGAACAAGGAGGGTATCATATGTGCACAAAAGACCATATGGCGACCTTGA
- the LOC107905426 gene encoding probable methyltransferase PMT28 isoform X4, with the protein MALARFGRQVKRQHGVCVKMTAVAILGLCFIFVWSMFSSPSNSVTVQRESFDDIAEPVASSTMVSKSKGKDIEKHDANGNKKKVESSLKEKDEKKVNGSLPLPAHEHKSGKKNEKHVSKRKKDKVKSKLSNKVSKENQENQEQEESQGEEAEKENEDEEEVVVDDKEEGLDGESEEKGEMEGDADVDESVDQETQEKAENENEGKKRKIKGPVFDPKAHYSWKQCSTRSKHNYIPCIDVESGFTRLHGYRHRERTCPKAPPMCLVPLPHDGYDSPVHWPESKLKVLYKNVGHPKLAAYMKNHNWLIKSGEYLMFPQNQSEFKGGVVHYLESIEEMVPDIEWGKNIRVVLDVGCSDSSFVASLLDKDVLTLSLGLKDDLVDLAQVSLERGFATFVSPFARRRLPFPSGVFDAIHCGRCTIPWHAHEGKLLLEINRILRPGGYFILSTKHDSIEEENAMNTLTSSICWNILAHKTDDVSEVGVKIYQKPESNDIYVLRRRRNPPLCKENENPDASWYVPMKTCLHTVPSAIEQHGTEWPEEWPKRLETYPDWLNNKEKAIDDTKHWKDIVDKSYLTGLGINWSTIRNVMDMKAIYGGKFG; encoded by the exons ATGGCTTTGGCTCGGTTTGGTCGACAAGTTAAGCGCCAGCATGGGGTTTGTGTGAAGATGACGGCAGTGGCAATCTTGggtctttgttttatttttgtttggtcTATGTTTTCTTCTCCTTCTAATTCTGTTACTGTTCAAAGGGAGAGCTTTGATGACATCGCTGAACCTGTAGCTTCAAGCACAATGGTAAGCAAATCTAAAGGAAAAGATATAGAAAAACATGATGCAAATGGCAACAAAAAGAAGGTTGAATCTAGTTTAAAGGAAAAAGATGAGAAAAAGGTTAATGGGTCTTTGCCTTTACCTGCTCATGAACATAAATCTGGGAAAAAGAATGAGAAACATGTTTCAAAGAGGAAAAAAGACAAGGTTAAGTCAAAGTTATCCAACAAAGTATCAAAAGAAAATCAAGAGAATCAGGAGCAGGAAGAATCTCAGGGTGAAGAAGCCGAGAAGGAGAATGAAGATGAGGAAGAAGTGGTAGTGGATGACAAGGAAGAAGGATTAGATGGTGAAAGTGAAGAAAAGGGGGAGATGGAAGGTGATGCTGACGTGGATGAATCAGTAGATCAAGAGACACAGGAGAAGGCGGAAAATGAGAATGAAGGGAAGAAGAGAAAGATCAAAGGTCCGGTTTTCGATCCGAAAGCACATTATAGTTGGAAACAATGTAGCACAAGGAGCAAGCATAATTATATCCCATGTATTGATGTTGAAAGTGGCTTCACAAGGCTGCACGGCTATAGGCATAGAGAGAGGACTTGCCCGAAAGCTCCTCCAATGTGTCTTGTTCCCCTTCCCCATGATGGTTATGATTCTCCCGTGCACTGGCCTGAGAGCAAATTGAAG GTATTGTACAAGAATGTGGGTCATCCAAAGCTAGCAGCGTACATGAAGAACCATAATTGGTTGATTAAATCTGGGGAATATTTAATGTTCCCTCAGAACCAATCTGAATTCAAGGGTGGAGTTGTTCACTACCTTGAATCCATTGAAGAG ATGGTACCAGATATTGAATGGGGAAAGAATATACGCGTAGTGCTGGACGTTGGATGCTCAGATTCAAGCTTTGTGGCCTCTCTTCTTGATAAGGATGTATTAACATTGTCACTGGGCTTGAAAGATGATCTTGTCGACCTAGCACAGGTTTCCCTTGAACGCGGTTTTGCTACGTTTGTTAGCCCATTTGCAAGAAGAAGACTTCcttttcccagtggagtttttgATGCTATTCATTGTGGTCGATGTACAATTCCCTGGCATGCCCATG agGGTAAGCTTCTTCTAGAGATAAATAGGATTTTGAGGCCTGGTGGATACTTTATTTTGTCAACTAAACACGACAGCATCGAGGAGGAAAATG CAATGAACACATTGACTTCTTCAATCTGTTGGAATATTCTGGCGCATAAAACCGATGATGTCAGTGAAGTGGGTGTTAAAATATATCAGAAGCCTGAATCCAATGATATATATGTGTTAAGGAGGAGGAGAAATCCACCTTTATGCAAGGAGAATGAAAATCCTGATGCTTCCTG GTATGTTCCAATGAAAACTTGCTTGCATACTGTTCCATCTGCAATTGAACAACATGGGACAGAGTGGCCCGAGGAATGGCCTAAGAGGCTCGAAACATATCCGGATtggttgaacaacaaagaaaaagCGATTGATGATACCAAGCACTGGAAAGATATTGTTGACAAGTCCTATCTTACTGGATTGGGCATCAACTGGTCAACTATCAGGAATGTGATGGACATGAAAGCCATCTATGGAGG AAAATTTGGGTGA